In Macadamia integrifolia cultivar HAES 741 chromosome 5, SCU_Mint_v3, whole genome shotgun sequence, a single window of DNA contains:
- the LOC122077917 gene encoding omega-hydroxypalmitate O-feruloyl transferase-like, with protein sequence MREFMKSWGEIARGLPLSVVPFLDRSMLKPKPKQPFKIEDNPEIISPVVPLNEQSVFKSFCFDLQKLMQLKNIAAMEDETIKGTTSATDFQLIMAFIWRARTKALKMNPSDQSKLFIILDGRHRFGPSFPKGAGELIERPLWFAVDLMKRALELNFIQSLDDYLENVQSCLDTVKASTTELLLDTAFIGNKWSTFLSNDIDFGCGVLTQIGAPIPQKDLVLVNSHIKGSKNKILTLGLTRSNMKAFEEIMQSEMGIQACI encoded by the exons ATGAGAGAATTTATGAAGTCATGGGGTGAAATTGCAAGAGGCTTACCCTTAAGTGTTGTTCCATTTTTAGATAGATCTATGCTGAAGCCAAAACCAAAACAACCCTTTAAAATTGAAGACAACCCTGAAATTATTTCTCCAGTTGTACCACTGAATGAACAATCtgtattcaaatccttctgttTTGACCTCCAAAAATTGATGCAACTGAAGAATATAGCTGCTATGGAGGATGAAACCATAAAGGGTACTACTAGTGCTACAGATTTCCAATTGATCATGGCATTTATATGGCGAGCACGAACCAAGGCCCTTAAAATGAACCCTTCTGATCAATCGAAGCTATTTATCATTTTAGATGGACGGCATCGATTTGGTCCATCATTTCCAAAAGG TGCAGGAGAACTAATAGAAAGGCCACTGTGGTTTGCAGTTGATTTGATGAAAAGGGCACTTGAATTGAACTTCATTCAATCACTTGATGATTACTTGGAAAACGTTCAATCATGCCTAGACACTGTAAAAGCATCAACTACAGAACTACTACTGGATACAGCATTTATTGGCAACAAATGGTCTACATTTCTGTCCAATGATATTGATTTTGGTTGTGGAGTTCTCACGCAAATTGGAGCTCCAATTCCACAAAAGGACCTTGTTTTGGTCAATAGCCACATAAAGGGTAGTAAGAACAAGATCCTAACATTGGGTCTGACTCGTTCCAACATGAAAGCCTTTGAAGAGATCATGCAATCAGAGATGGGAATTCAAGCATGTATCTAA
- the LOC122080257 gene encoding probable transcription factor At5g61620 isoform X3: MGMTKESSRKCSHCGNNGHNSRTCNEKVGMKLFGVRILRKEDEILKKSLSMDNLRTCTVDQGSSDPGYLSDGPVHTRRTTSTHERKRGVPWTEEEHRTFLAGLEKLGKGDWRGISKNFVTTRTPTQVASHAQKYFLRQALSNKKKRRSSLFDVAIQNVGPASQTAHASPLARTNEASEQMLQAGVSAQITAKVAGLGLESPPISPISATAGAPNLNRIPYTARFDGMRLNYPPVKIFPTVSYIPVMNYPNQGYTYRPKVHNNLAPCALIPSQLPVNPLPQLPQCVSQTDPGASTAVNTDLGLSVTPTQPPDRDKLSSQPSNFGGAISVV, encoded by the exons ATGGGAATGACGAAGGAATCAAGTAGGAAGTGTTCACACTGTGGGAACAATGGACATAATTCAAGGACATGCAATGAGAAGGTTGGGATGAAGCTTTTTGGTGTAAGGATTTTGagaaaagaggatgaaattctgaagAAGAGCTTGAGTATGGATAATTTGAGGACATGCACGGTTGATCAGGGCTCCTCTGATCCTGGGTATCTATCAGATGGACCTGTTCATACAAGAAGAACCACCAGCACACATGAAAGGAAAAGGG GGGTGCCATGGACAGAAGAAGAACACCGAACTTTCCTAGCGGGATTAGAGAAACTTGGGAAAGGTGACTGGAGAGGAATTTCAAAGAACTTTGTGACCACCAGAACACCAACCCAAGTTGCCAGCCATGCTCAGAAATATTTTCTCAGGCAGGCTTTATCCAATAAGAAGAAGCGTCGATCAAGCCTTTTCGATGTGGCCATTCAAAACGTA GGGCCAGCTTCACAAACTGCACATGCTTCGCCCCTTGCAAGAACCAATGAAGCCTCAGAGCAG ATGCTTCAGGCAGGTGTGTCAGCTCAAATTACAGCCAAAGTAGCTGGTCTAGGATTGGAATCTCCACCAATCAGCCCGATATCCGCAACTGCTGGTGCTCCCAATCTCAACAGGATCCCATATACG GCACGATTTGATGGCATGAGACTGAACTATCCACCAGTTAAAATCTTTCCAACAGTATCTTACATCCCAGTGATGAATTATCCCAACCAAGGCTACACATACCGACCTAAAGTACACAACAACCTCGCTCCATGTGCACTCATTCCATCACAGTTGCCCGTCAATCCATTACCTCAACTCCCACAATGTGTATCTCAGACAGATCCTGGGGCTTCAACTGCAGTGAACACTGATCTAGGTTTGAGTGTCACACCAACTCAACCGCCTGACCGAGACAAGTTGTCGTCTCAGCCATCCAATTTCGGTGGGGCTATTAGTGTTGTCTGA
- the LOC122080257 gene encoding probable transcription factor At5g61620 isoform X1, with protein MGMTKESSRKCSHCGNNGHNSRTCNEKVGMKLFGVRILRKEDEILKKSLSMDNLRTCTVDQGSSDPGYLSDGPVHTRRTTSTHERKRGVPWTEEEHRTFLAGLEKLGKGDWRGISKNFVTTRTPTQVASHAQKYFLRQALSNKKKRRSSLFDVAIQNVGPASQTAHASPLARTNEASEQMLQAGVSAQITAKVAGLGLESPPISPISATAGAPNLNRIPYTVQARFDGMRLNYPPVKIFPTVSYIPVMNYPNQGYTYRPKVHNNLAPCALIPSQLPVNPLPQLPQCVSQTDPGASTAVNTDLGLSVTPTQPPDRDKLSSQPSNFGGAISVV; from the exons ATGGGAATGACGAAGGAATCAAGTAGGAAGTGTTCACACTGTGGGAACAATGGACATAATTCAAGGACATGCAATGAGAAGGTTGGGATGAAGCTTTTTGGTGTAAGGATTTTGagaaaagaggatgaaattctgaagAAGAGCTTGAGTATGGATAATTTGAGGACATGCACGGTTGATCAGGGCTCCTCTGATCCTGGGTATCTATCAGATGGACCTGTTCATACAAGAAGAACCACCAGCACACATGAAAGGAAAAGGG GGGTGCCATGGACAGAAGAAGAACACCGAACTTTCCTAGCGGGATTAGAGAAACTTGGGAAAGGTGACTGGAGAGGAATTTCAAAGAACTTTGTGACCACCAGAACACCAACCCAAGTTGCCAGCCATGCTCAGAAATATTTTCTCAGGCAGGCTTTATCCAATAAGAAGAAGCGTCGATCAAGCCTTTTCGATGTGGCCATTCAAAACGTA GGGCCAGCTTCACAAACTGCACATGCTTCGCCCCTTGCAAGAACCAATGAAGCCTCAGAGCAG ATGCTTCAGGCAGGTGTGTCAGCTCAAATTACAGCCAAAGTAGCTGGTCTAGGATTGGAATCTCCACCAATCAGCCCGATATCCGCAACTGCTGGTGCTCCCAATCTCAACAGGATCCCATATACGGTACAA GCACGATTTGATGGCATGAGACTGAACTATCCACCAGTTAAAATCTTTCCAACAGTATCTTACATCCCAGTGATGAATTATCCCAACCAAGGCTACACATACCGACCTAAAGTACACAACAACCTCGCTCCATGTGCACTCATTCCATCACAGTTGCCCGTCAATCCATTACCTCAACTCCCACAATGTGTATCTCAGACAGATCCTGGGGCTTCAACTGCAGTGAACACTGATCTAGGTTTGAGTGTCACACCAACTCAACCGCCTGACCGAGACAAGTTGTCGTCTCAGCCATCCAATTTCGGTGGGGCTATTAGTGTTGTCTGA
- the LOC122080257 gene encoding probable transcription factor At5g61620 isoform X4, whose amino-acid sequence MGMTKESSRKCSHCGNNGHNSRTCNEKVGMKLFGVRILRKEDEILKKSLSMDNLRTCTVDQGSSDPGYLSDGPVHTRRTTSTHERKRGVPWTEEEHRTFLAGLEKLGKGDWRGISKNFVTTRTPTQVASHAQKYFLRQALSNKKKRRSSLFDVAIQNVGPASQTAHASPLARTNEASEQAGVSAQITAKVAGLGLESPPISPISATAGAPNLNRIPYTVQARFDGMRLNYPPVKIFPTVSYIPVMNYPNQGYTYRPKVHNNLAPCALIPSQLPVNPLPQLPQCVSQTDPGASTAVNTDLGLSVTPTQPPDRDKLSSQPSNFGGAISVV is encoded by the exons ATGGGAATGACGAAGGAATCAAGTAGGAAGTGTTCACACTGTGGGAACAATGGACATAATTCAAGGACATGCAATGAGAAGGTTGGGATGAAGCTTTTTGGTGTAAGGATTTTGagaaaagaggatgaaattctgaagAAGAGCTTGAGTATGGATAATTTGAGGACATGCACGGTTGATCAGGGCTCCTCTGATCCTGGGTATCTATCAGATGGACCTGTTCATACAAGAAGAACCACCAGCACACATGAAAGGAAAAGGG GGGTGCCATGGACAGAAGAAGAACACCGAACTTTCCTAGCGGGATTAGAGAAACTTGGGAAAGGTGACTGGAGAGGAATTTCAAAGAACTTTGTGACCACCAGAACACCAACCCAAGTTGCCAGCCATGCTCAGAAATATTTTCTCAGGCAGGCTTTATCCAATAAGAAGAAGCGTCGATCAAGCCTTTTCGATGTGGCCATTCAAAACGTA GGGCCAGCTTCACAAACTGCACATGCTTCGCCCCTTGCAAGAACCAATGAAGCCTCAGAGCAG GCAGGTGTGTCAGCTCAAATTACAGCCAAAGTAGCTGGTCTAGGATTGGAATCTCCACCAATCAGCCCGATATCCGCAACTGCTGGTGCTCCCAATCTCAACAGGATCCCATATACGGTACAA GCACGATTTGATGGCATGAGACTGAACTATCCACCAGTTAAAATCTTTCCAACAGTATCTTACATCCCAGTGATGAATTATCCCAACCAAGGCTACACATACCGACCTAAAGTACACAACAACCTCGCTCCATGTGCACTCATTCCATCACAGTTGCCCGTCAATCCATTACCTCAACTCCCACAATGTGTATCTCAGACAGATCCTGGGGCTTCAACTGCAGTGAACACTGATCTAGGTTTGAGTGTCACACCAACTCAACCGCCTGACCGAGACAAGTTGTCGTCTCAGCCATCCAATTTCGGTGGGGCTATTAGTGTTGTCTGA
- the LOC122080257 gene encoding probable transcription factor At5g61620 isoform X5, with protein MGMTKESSRKCSHCGNNGHNSRTCNEKVGMKLFGVRILRKEDEILKKSLSMDNLRTCTVDQGSSDPGYLSDGPVHTRRTTSTHERKRGVPWTEEEHRTFLAGLEKLGKGDWRGISKNFVTTRTPTQVASHAQKYFLRQALSNKKKRRSSLFDVAIQNGPASQTAHASPLARTNEASEQAGVSAQITAKVAGLGLESPPISPISATAGAPNLNRIPYTVQARFDGMRLNYPPVKIFPTVSYIPVMNYPNQGYTYRPKVHNNLAPCALIPSQLPVNPLPQLPQCVSQTDPGASTAVNTDLGLSVTPTQPPDRDKLSSQPSNFGGAISVV; from the exons ATGGGAATGACGAAGGAATCAAGTAGGAAGTGTTCACACTGTGGGAACAATGGACATAATTCAAGGACATGCAATGAGAAGGTTGGGATGAAGCTTTTTGGTGTAAGGATTTTGagaaaagaggatgaaattctgaagAAGAGCTTGAGTATGGATAATTTGAGGACATGCACGGTTGATCAGGGCTCCTCTGATCCTGGGTATCTATCAGATGGACCTGTTCATACAAGAAGAACCACCAGCACACATGAAAGGAAAAGGG GGGTGCCATGGACAGAAGAAGAACACCGAACTTTCCTAGCGGGATTAGAGAAACTTGGGAAAGGTGACTGGAGAGGAATTTCAAAGAACTTTGTGACCACCAGAACACCAACCCAAGTTGCCAGCCATGCTCAGAAATATTTTCTCAGGCAGGCTTTATCCAATAAGAAGAAGCGTCGATCAAGCCTTTTCGATGTGGCCATTCAAAAC GGGCCAGCTTCACAAACTGCACATGCTTCGCCCCTTGCAAGAACCAATGAAGCCTCAGAGCAG GCAGGTGTGTCAGCTCAAATTACAGCCAAAGTAGCTGGTCTAGGATTGGAATCTCCACCAATCAGCCCGATATCCGCAACTGCTGGTGCTCCCAATCTCAACAGGATCCCATATACGGTACAA GCACGATTTGATGGCATGAGACTGAACTATCCACCAGTTAAAATCTTTCCAACAGTATCTTACATCCCAGTGATGAATTATCCCAACCAAGGCTACACATACCGACCTAAAGTACACAACAACCTCGCTCCATGTGCACTCATTCCATCACAGTTGCCCGTCAATCCATTACCTCAACTCCCACAATGTGTATCTCAGACAGATCCTGGGGCTTCAACTGCAGTGAACACTGATCTAGGTTTGAGTGTCACACCAACTCAACCGCCTGACCGAGACAAGTTGTCGTCTCAGCCATCCAATTTCGGTGGGGCTATTAGTGTTGTCTGA
- the LOC122080257 gene encoding probable transcription factor At5g61620 isoform X2, with the protein MGMTKESSRKCSHCGNNGHNSRTCNEKVGMKLFGVRILRKEDEILKKSLSMDNLRTCTVDQGSSDPGYLSDGPVHTRRTTSTHERKRGVPWTEEEHRTFLAGLEKLGKGDWRGISKNFVTTRTPTQVASHAQKYFLRQALSNKKKRRSSLFDVAIQNGPASQTAHASPLARTNEASEQMLQAGVSAQITAKVAGLGLESPPISPISATAGAPNLNRIPYTVQARFDGMRLNYPPVKIFPTVSYIPVMNYPNQGYTYRPKVHNNLAPCALIPSQLPVNPLPQLPQCVSQTDPGASTAVNTDLGLSVTPTQPPDRDKLSSQPSNFGGAISVV; encoded by the exons ATGGGAATGACGAAGGAATCAAGTAGGAAGTGTTCACACTGTGGGAACAATGGACATAATTCAAGGACATGCAATGAGAAGGTTGGGATGAAGCTTTTTGGTGTAAGGATTTTGagaaaagaggatgaaattctgaagAAGAGCTTGAGTATGGATAATTTGAGGACATGCACGGTTGATCAGGGCTCCTCTGATCCTGGGTATCTATCAGATGGACCTGTTCATACAAGAAGAACCACCAGCACACATGAAAGGAAAAGGG GGGTGCCATGGACAGAAGAAGAACACCGAACTTTCCTAGCGGGATTAGAGAAACTTGGGAAAGGTGACTGGAGAGGAATTTCAAAGAACTTTGTGACCACCAGAACACCAACCCAAGTTGCCAGCCATGCTCAGAAATATTTTCTCAGGCAGGCTTTATCCAATAAGAAGAAGCGTCGATCAAGCCTTTTCGATGTGGCCATTCAAAAC GGGCCAGCTTCACAAACTGCACATGCTTCGCCCCTTGCAAGAACCAATGAAGCCTCAGAGCAG ATGCTTCAGGCAGGTGTGTCAGCTCAAATTACAGCCAAAGTAGCTGGTCTAGGATTGGAATCTCCACCAATCAGCCCGATATCCGCAACTGCTGGTGCTCCCAATCTCAACAGGATCCCATATACGGTACAA GCACGATTTGATGGCATGAGACTGAACTATCCACCAGTTAAAATCTTTCCAACAGTATCTTACATCCCAGTGATGAATTATCCCAACCAAGGCTACACATACCGACCTAAAGTACACAACAACCTCGCTCCATGTGCACTCATTCCATCACAGTTGCCCGTCAATCCATTACCTCAACTCCCACAATGTGTATCTCAGACAGATCCTGGGGCTTCAACTGCAGTGAACACTGATCTAGGTTTGAGTGTCACACCAACTCAACCGCCTGACCGAGACAAGTTGTCGTCTCAGCCATCCAATTTCGGTGGGGCTATTAGTGTTGTCTGA